A single Planctomycetota bacterium DNA region contains:
- a CDS encoding DUF2726 domain-containing protein: MEHAGIIGAVCVGVMVLFWILLRWRHGSGRLPYRRREALLTAAELDFLAALHEAMAHVGRGYIIAMQTTAAAVVQVTASPKERQAWQNRVNSKRLDFVLCDADTTRPRLVIELDDRSHKRPERRQRDALIDQIMQSAGLPILHVPNRRSYDARDLAAQIRQKLA; the protein is encoded by the coding sequence ATGGAGCATGCGGGGATCATCGGCGCGGTATGCGTCGGCGTGATGGTGCTGTTTTGGATTCTGCTGCGCTGGCGACACGGGAGCGGGCGCTTGCCCTACCGTCGTCGCGAGGCATTGCTCACCGCGGCCGAGCTTGACTTTCTTGCGGCGCTTCATGAAGCGATGGCGCACGTCGGCCGCGGGTACATCATCGCCATGCAGACCACCGCCGCCGCCGTCGTCCAAGTCACCGCCTCGCCGAAAGAGCGGCAGGCCTGGCAGAATCGCGTCAACAGCAAGCGGCTCGACTTCGTGCTCTGCGACGCCGACACCACCCGCCCGCGCCTCGTCATCGAACTCGACGACCGTTCGCATAAGCGACCCGAACGGCGGCAGCGCGACGCCCTGATCGATCAGATCATGCAATCGGCCGGGCTGCCCATTCTGCATGTCCCCAATCGCCGCAGCTACGACGCCCGCGATCTGGCCGCGCAGATCCGGCAAAAGCTCGCGTAA
- a CDS encoding NUDIX domain-containing protein — protein MSPTTIASRSSIRTISPPAKPPRRRPSPTPTASRNPCAGSPAPSSSASPSASNSGATTTPKKPPPCTASSASPPSTRRPTHRSGSERRVSCRFMSESPVETGTRTTPPSERFGVIIACRRQDGRWLMVRRAKTLARAPGRIGFPGGEIEAGETQQEAAIREAREEVGIDVRPIKCVWEYDWPNSPWYLYAWLCDWVGGEVIANETEIAEVLWMTREEGGGHPDALDTCADLLAALEKHT, from the coding sequence ATGTCGCCGACTACTATCGCAAGTCGCAGCTCGATCCGGACAATCTCCCCGCCCGCGAAGCCGCCGCGCCGCCGTCCGAGCCCCACCCCGACCGCATCGAGGAACCCATGCGCTGGATCGCCGGCGCCCTCCAGCAGCGCCAGTCCTTCAGCATCCAACTCTGGCGCGACGACGACCCCAAAAAAACCACCACCCTGCACGGCCTCCTCCGCATCACCCCCCTCGACACGCCGACCAACGCACAGGTCGGGCAGTGAGCGTCGTGTATCATGTCGCTTCATGAGTGAATCGCCTGTCGAAACCGGAACACGGACCACGCCGCCGAGCGAGCGGTTCGGGGTGATCATCGCTTGTCGGCGGCAGGATGGGCGGTGGCTGATGGTGCGGCGGGCGAAGACGCTCGCGCGGGCGCCGGGGCGGATCGGGTTTCCCGGCGGGGAGATCGAAGCGGGGGAGACGCAGCAGGAGGCGGCGATTCGCGAGGCGCGCGAGGAGGTCGGCATCGATGTGCGGCCGATCAAATGCGTCTGGGAATACGACTGGCCCAACAGTCCGTGGTACCTGTATGCATGGCTGTGCGACTGGGTCGGCGGGGAAGTGATCGCCAACGAGACGGAGATCGCGGAAGTATTGTGGATGACGCGCGAGGAGGGCGGAGGGCATCCCGATGCGCTCGATACGTGCGCTGACTTGCTTGCCGCATTGGAAAAGCACACGTAG
- a CDS encoding 3-dehydroquinate synthase, which yields MNHNATHIDVDFSVPFTHRVRFTQDVLGPDHRTLIDLLEPSGAGPARAQFWVDQQLLEAQPDLRHRLHQLTESQRDRLVQVGNVQVVPGGEAIKNDIHIIERMLKCMNAADLDRRSYVVVIGGGAVLDAVGFAAAIAHRGIRLVRLPTTTLAQADSAIGVKNSINLFDKKNWVGTFAVPWAVVNDAALLTTLSDRDYRCGFSEAVKVSMLKDAAMFDELCRVAPRIADRDPAASSDMIRRSALWHLQHITRGGDPFEALEARPLDFGHWSAHKLEVMSNFAVRHGEAVGIGVAIDCMYSSLALGLDAATVERVLNCLLDLRLPIDHPMLHETDRLFAGMEEFRQHLGGRLTLTMVRAPGEPVDVHAVDAAAMREAIEAVAAFARTHAR from the coding sequence ATGAATCACAACGCCACGCACATCGATGTGGACTTCTCCGTGCCGTTCACCCATCGTGTGCGCTTCACGCAGGACGTCCTCGGCCCCGATCACCGGACCCTCATCGACCTGCTCGAACCTTCCGGCGCCGGACCGGCCCGAGCGCAGTTCTGGGTGGACCAACAACTGCTCGAAGCCCAGCCGGACCTGCGTCACCGGCTGCATCAGCTCACCGAGTCGCAGCGCGATCGCCTCGTGCAGGTCGGCAACGTGCAGGTCGTGCCCGGCGGCGAAGCGATCAAGAACGACATCCACATCATCGAGCGCATGCTCAAGTGCATGAACGCCGCCGACCTGGACCGCCGCAGTTACGTCGTCGTCATCGGCGGCGGGGCGGTGCTCGACGCCGTCGGGTTCGCCGCGGCCATCGCCCATCGCGGTATTCGTCTCGTCCGCTTGCCCACCACGACCCTTGCACAAGCCGACTCGGCCATCGGCGTCAAAAACAGCATCAACCTCTTCGACAAAAAGAACTGGGTCGGCACCTTCGCCGTCCCCTGGGCCGTCGTCAATGACGCCGCTCTGCTCACCACGCTCAGTGACCGTGACTACCGCTGCGGGTTCAGCGAAGCGGTGAAAGTTTCGATGCTCAAGGATGCGGCGATGTTCGATGAGCTTTGCCGCGTCGCCCCGCGCATCGCCGATCGCGACCCCGCCGCCTCGTCGGACATGATCCGCCGCTCCGCCCTCTGGCATCTTCAGCACATCACGCGCGGCGGCGACCCCTTCGAAGCCCTCGAAGCGCGGCCCCTCGATTTCGGTCACTGGTCCGCACACAAGCTCGAAGTCATGTCCAACTTCGCCGTGCGGCATGGCGAAGCCGTCGGCATCGGCGTGGCCATCGACTGCATGTACTCGTCACTGGCGCTGGGCCTCGATGCGGCGACGGTCGAGCGCGTGCTCAATTGCCTGCTCGACCTGCGCCTGCCGATCGATCATCCGATGCTGCACGAGACCGACCGTCTCTTCGCCGGCATGGAGGAGTTCCGCCAGCATCTGGGCGGGCGGCTCACGCTCACCATGGTCCGCGCTCCCGGCGAGCCGGTCGACGTGCACGCGGTCGATGCGGCGGCGATGCGCGAGGCGATCGAAGCCGTCGCCGCCTTCGCTCGAACGCACGCCCGCTGA